A single candidate division KSB1 bacterium DNA region contains:
- a CDS encoding sodium:alanine symporter family protein, producing MGNWLDSLLHWSQTAADFMWGEWMIALLIGTGVLLTFVTRGIQFRKLGLALRFVLRGAAGKEEARRGQGDISPFAALMTALAATVGNGNIAGVATAIATGGPGAPFWMWVSALFGMATKYAEGFLGVKYRKVAEDGTMAGGPMYYCRYGIRYQPLAKFMGMLFAVCGAFTALFGTGNMMQSNSMALAFKSQFGVPTLISALVITFLVGLVIIGGIKRIGAVAERLVPTMILLYLGGAAVIILARFTAIDDAFALIIRSAFSVQAVGGALIGTGVKQAISLGVRRGVLSNEAGLGSAAIAQAAASSPDPTYNGLIAMTGVFIDTIVVNTLTTLAIVLTGVWMLTPAAGVPLLKEGTVLAADQLAHLPAHARELASAIGVDLSYGGLSSTALTATAFNSVIPRFGGWIVALCSFLFGYTTLIGWAYYGEQCVEYFLGVRSTMAYRLVYIALLFFGALVTGKYLNIVWYIGDTANAIMAFPNLVALLLLSGVVAKVTRWHFLEGLGEGGERV from the coding sequence GGGAGTGCTCCTCACCTTCGTGACCCGCGGTATTCAGTTCCGGAAGCTTGGCCTGGCCCTGCGCTTTGTCCTCCGGGGAGCGGCCGGAAAAGAAGAGGCCCGACGCGGACAGGGGGACATCTCACCTTTCGCGGCGCTCATGACGGCTCTGGCTGCCACGGTCGGCAATGGGAACATTGCCGGCGTCGCTACGGCAATCGCCACCGGGGGCCCCGGCGCGCCGTTCTGGATGTGGGTCTCTGCCCTCTTCGGAATGGCCACCAAGTACGCCGAGGGGTTCCTTGGGGTCAAATACCGGAAAGTGGCGGAGGACGGGACGATGGCCGGCGGGCCCATGTACTACTGTCGCTATGGGATCCGATACCAGCCCCTGGCCAAGTTCATGGGCATGCTGTTCGCGGTTTGTGGCGCCTTTACAGCCCTCTTCGGTACGGGCAACATGATGCAATCCAACTCTATGGCTCTGGCCTTCAAATCCCAGTTCGGGGTGCCCACCCTGATCAGCGCGCTGGTGATCACCTTTCTCGTCGGGCTGGTGATTATCGGGGGGATTAAGCGCATAGGCGCGGTGGCGGAAAGGCTGGTCCCCACGATGATCCTTCTTTACCTCGGAGGCGCAGCCGTCATTATCTTGGCGCGCTTTACGGCGATCGACGACGCCTTCGCCCTGATCATCCGCTCCGCGTTCTCGGTGCAGGCCGTGGGCGGGGCGCTGATAGGGACGGGCGTGAAGCAAGCGATCAGCCTCGGCGTCCGCCGCGGGGTCCTTTCGAACGAGGCGGGATTGGGCTCGGCTGCCATTGCTCAGGCGGCGGCCAGCTCTCCCGATCCAACGTACAACGGCCTGATCGCGATGACCGGGGTCTTCATCGATACCATCGTCGTCAATACGCTCACGACGCTGGCCATCGTTCTCACCGGGGTATGGATGCTCACGCCTGCGGCGGGGGTGCCCCTTCTCAAGGAGGGAACCGTACTGGCTGCCGATCAGCTCGCCCACCTGCCTGCCCATGCCCGGGAGCTGGCTTCTGCCATCGGTGTGGATCTGAGCTACGGCGGACTCAGCAGCACGGCCCTCACGGCTACAGCCTTCAATTCGGTGATTCCACGCTTCGGAGGCTGGATCGTGGCGCTCTGTTCCTTCCTGTTCGGCTACACAACCCTGATCGGCTGGGCCTACTACGGGGAGCAGTGCGTGGAATACTTCCTGGGCGTCCGATCCACTATGGCCTATCGCCTGGTCTACATCGCTCTGCTGTTTTTCGGGGCCCTGGTGACGGGCAAGTACCTGAACATCGTCTGGTACATAGGGGACACCGCCAACGCTATTATGGCCTTTCCGAACCTGGTCGCCCTCCTCCTCCTGAGTGGAGTGGTGGCCAAGGTAACCCGATGGCATTTCCTCGAGGGACTCGGGGAGGGTGGAGAAAGGGTGTGA
- the hutU gene encoding urocanate hydratase: MAVEAVEAAPTVRAPRGNRLTCKGWHQEAALRMLMNNLDPEVAEKPQELIVYGGTGKAARNWECFQAIVRTLRRLENDETLLVQSGKPVGVFRTHPYAPRVLISNAMLVPAWATPETFRDLEERGLTMYGQMTAGSWIYIGTQGILQGTYETFAAAARRHFGGSLKGKLLVSGGLGGMGGAQPLAATMNEAAFLGIEVDRARIERRVRTGYCDLLCDELDEALQIVLNARTNGKAISVGLVGNTADVLPELVRRGVVPDVLTDQTSAHDELNGYVPHGMPYEAALELRRKDPREYIRRAYHSMAVHVRAMLELKARGAVTFDYGNNLRGQAKKAGVENAFDIPGFVVEYIRPLFCEGKGPFRWVALSGDPEDIYRTDELVLELFPEDQALRRWIRMAQQKVKFQGLPARICWLGYGERARFGLALNELVAKGELKAPVVIGRDHLDTGSVASPNRETEGMKDGSDAIADWPILNALLNTASGASWVSVHHGGGVGIGLSIHAGMVIVADGTDEAARRLERVLTNDPGIGIARHADAGYERAIQVARERGVDIPMLPAEEA, encoded by the coding sequence ATGGCCGTAGAAGCCGTGGAAGCAGCACCTACGGTTCGGGCCCCGCGCGGCAACCGGCTTACCTGCAAGGGCTGGCATCAGGAAGCCGCCCTCCGCATGTTGATGAACAATCTGGACCCCGAGGTCGCCGAGAAACCTCAGGAGCTGATCGTCTACGGCGGTACCGGCAAAGCGGCCCGGAACTGGGAGTGCTTCCAAGCCATCGTGCGGACGCTGCGGCGCCTGGAGAATGACGAGACCCTCCTCGTCCAGTCGGGGAAGCCCGTCGGCGTGTTTCGGACCCACCCTTATGCGCCCCGCGTTCTGATCTCCAATGCGATGCTTGTGCCCGCCTGGGCGACTCCCGAGACGTTCCGGGACCTCGAGGAGCGGGGTCTCACTATGTACGGTCAGATGACGGCCGGCAGCTGGATCTACATCGGTACGCAGGGGATCCTCCAGGGCACGTACGAGACCTTTGCAGCGGCCGCAAGGCGGCATTTCGGCGGTTCCCTGAAGGGCAAGCTGCTTGTGTCGGGCGGTCTTGGAGGGATGGGTGGGGCCCAGCCCCTGGCCGCGACGATGAACGAGGCGGCCTTCCTCGGGATTGAGGTGGACCGGGCGCGCATCGAGCGGCGGGTGCGCACAGGCTACTGCGACCTGCTGTGCGATGAACTTGATGAAGCGCTCCAGATCGTGCTCAACGCGCGCACCAACGGGAAGGCCATTTCGGTCGGACTGGTGGGCAACACAGCTGACGTCCTCCCTGAGCTGGTGCGACGGGGAGTTGTACCCGACGTCCTCACCGATCAGACCAGCGCTCACGACGAGCTTAACGGCTATGTTCCGCACGGCATGCCCTACGAAGCAGCTCTCGAACTCCGCAGGAAAGACCCAAGGGAATACATCCGGCGCGCCTACCATTCCATGGCCGTGCACGTGCGGGCCATGCTCGAGCTCAAGGCCCGCGGCGCCGTCACCTTCGACTACGGCAACAATCTTCGCGGCCAGGCCAAGAAGGCCGGGGTCGAGAACGCATTCGACATCCCAGGCTTTGTGGTCGAGTACATCCGGCCCCTCTTCTGTGAAGGCAAGGGGCCGTTCCGCTGGGTCGCCCTCTCCGGGGATCCGGAGGATATTTACCGGACCGACGAGCTGGTGCTCGAGCTCTTCCCGGAGGATCAGGCTCTGCGGCGGTGGATTCGGATGGCGCAGCAGAAGGTGAAGTTTCAGGGCTTGCCGGCACGCATCTGCTGGCTTGGCTACGGCGAGAGAGCCAGGTTCGGCCTCGCGCTCAACGAACTCGTGGCGAAGGGCGAGCTCAAAGCGCCCGTTGTCATCGGCCGGGACCACCTGGATACGGGCTCGGTGGCCTCTCCCAATCGGGAGACGGAGGGAATGAAAGACGGCTCCGATGCGATCGCTGACTGGCCTATCCTCAACGCCCTTCTGAACACGGCCTCCGGAGCATCCTGGGTATCGGTTCACCACGGGGGAGGTGTGGGCATCGGTCTGTCCATTCACGCCGGGATGGTGATCGTGGCCGACGGGACCGACGAGGCTGCCCGCCGATTGGAGCGCGTTCTGACGAACGATCCCGGTATTGGCATCGCCCGTCACGCCGACGCCGGCTACGAACGCGCCATCCAGGTGGCCCGCGAGCGCGGTGTGGATATCCCCATGCTGCCAGCGGAGGAAGCGTGA